The stretch of DNA TAAATAAGCCACCGCCATAGAAATAAACGAGCACGGGTAAGGCCTCATCTCCTTTTTCAGCAGGTGTCCAAATATTCAAATAAAGACAATCTTCACTCATACCATCAGAATGAAAATTCATATCGCCAAAAATAGGTCGTTGCATAGCGCGCGGGCCAAATTTATCTGCCTTTCGGACCCCCTCCCAATCTTCTGCTGGCTGAGGAGCTCTCCAGCGGAGGTTGCCTACGGGTGGCTTGGCAAAAGGAACACCTTTGAAGACGCGAATGCCCGCATCGTAGGTGCCTTCGAGCAAACCATTGGCGGTTTTGACCAAAGGAGGAGTGTCGACATTACCTAATTGAGAAAAAGCCATAAGGGGCAGGATTAAAGCGATGAGGATGCTTGCGATTTTCATGATTGGTTATTTATTGATCTATATTTCATTATCGTTTCTTGCTGAACAACCAGGGCAGTAAATCGGGCTCTACATAAGCTTTTTCCCAGCTATTGTGGTTGACGTTGGGATATTCAGTATATTTTACCTCGGCTTTGAGCGATTGCAGTTTGGCATACATTGCCCTGGAATTGTCTACCCGAACGACTCCATCTACATCGCCATGAAAGAGCCAAAATGGAAGTTTGGCATGCTTTTTCTTATAGGCTTCCACATCGGCGCCACCACAAACGGCAATCGCTGCTGCAAATAACTTAGGGAAGCGGTAGACGGCTTCAAAAGTCCCCATTCCGCCCATAGAGAGGCCGGTGATATAGACACGTTTTTTATCCACCCCTTCTTGCTTGATGATGGTTTTGGTCAATTGAATGGCTAAATCCAGGCCAGTTGTGATCGGATAGGAATAATTAAAATCGAAATCAATCGGATAGCTGGTTCGTTCAAATTTAGTGGAAGCCCAATAGCTGTCGGCGGGGCACTGAGGGGCGATGACAATGCAAGGAAACTTGGTGCGGTTTTCTGCCGTTAAAAAAGTTGCCACACCATGTGTCAGTTGTTTTTCGTTGTCATCTCCTCGCTCTCCGCCACCGTGGAGGAAAAGTACTAGCGGGTAGGCTTGGGAAGGGTCGTAATTTTCTGGATAAAGGATGCGGTAAGGGAGTTGCGCGCCATCTTTACCGATGAATGTTTTTTTTTGGAAGGAAGAGAAATCCTGCGCATAGGTTTGTGTACAAATGCAAAGGAGAAGCGTAAAGGTGAAAAGCCTTGTCATGTTGGATTGTCATTTTGTTCATGGTAAAATTAAGCATCCCTTTTAGATTTCAAAACTTCTTGAGCATAGTAATAGCTGTCCCCTCTTCCTTTATCAACTCAAAGCCTAATTTTCGATAAAGCTGTAGCGCCACGGTATTTCTTTGATCTACGCTTAAGCTGAGGCCCGGATAACCTTCATGGAATAAGGAAGTTAATAAGGTATGCATTAGTTGGGTGCCAATTCCTTGGCCCCGGTAGGCTGCTAAGAGGGCAATGTTCAGCTCTGGTGTTTCATCGTTGACAAAACCGTAGCCTTCATTTGGACGACGATGAAGGCGAGACCAGGTAGCACCTATATACTTTTCTCCCACTTTAGCCAGAAATCCGACATCTCCTTTTTTGCCCCATCCCTGGTGGTATTTCAGGATGTCAGCACGATCTATAATAGAATGAGGAAAGGGCGCTGTTCCTTCAGGGACAAAAAAGGCCAGGTAAAGCATCTTCCTGATAAAAGCGTTATGTTCGTTGGTTATGGGAATGATTTCCAT from Saprospiraceae bacterium encodes:
- a CDS encoding N-acetyltransferase, translating into MEIIPITNEHNAFIRKMLYLAFFVPEGTAPFPHSIIDRADILKYHQGWGKKGDVGFLAKVGEKYIGATWSRLHRRPNEGYGFVNDETPELNIALLAAYRGQGIGTQLMHTLLTSLFHEGYPGLSLSVDQRNTVALQLYRKLGFELIKEEGTAITMLKKF
- a CDS encoding prolyl oligopeptidase family serine peptidase; this encodes MTRLFTFTLLLCICTQTYAQDFSSFQKKTFIGKDGAQLPYRILYPENYDPSQAYPLVLFLHGGGERGDDNEKQLTHGVATFLTAENRTKFPCIVIAPQCPADSYWASTKFERTSYPIDFDFNYSYPITTGLDLAIQLTKTIIKQEGVDKKRVYITGLSMGGMGTFEAVYRFPKLFAAAIAVCGGADVEAYKKKHAKLPFWLFHGDVDGVVRVDNSRAMYAKLQSLKAEVKYTEYPNVNHNSWEKAYVEPDLLPWLFSKKR